From one Synechocystis sp. PCC 6803 substr. PCC-P genomic stretch:
- the kdpB gene encoding potassium-transporting ATPase subunit KdpB, which translates to MNSTSTVRQPGGPRQQRRHTPKANLSDLYQRAFKEAWVKLNPKIMVKNPVMFMVWVGTLITGMLTLNPNLFGVTGTSAMFNGLVTVILLFTVLFANFAEAVAEGRGKAQADALRSTQTQTYAQRILADGSLEMVSSTHLRKGDRIVVSVGDIIPADGEVLEGVASVDESAITGESAPVLKEPGSDVASSVTGGTRIISDELIIRVTADPGKGFIDRMIDLVEGAERSKTPNEIALTVLLAVLTLVFLIVVATLPPPANYIDSPVSITLLIALLVALIPTTIGGLLSAIGIAGMDRVAQFNVVATSGRAVEACGDINTLVLDKTGTITLGNRLAETFLPVNGHSLKEVAAIALAASIFDTTPEGKSIVRLAEKMGATLDFDRQQAEGVEFSARTRMSGTDLPDGSEVRKGAVDAIRGFVRSRGGKSPTGLDEAYGKVSHLGGTPLAVCRNDEIYGVIYLKDIIKPGIQERFNQLRRMGVRTVMLTGDNRITASVIAKEAGVDDFIAEATPEDKIQVIQQEQAAGKLVAMTGDGTNDAPALAQANVGLAMNSGTQAAKEAANMVDLDSDPTKLIDLVTIGKQLLITRGALTTFSLANDIAKYFAIIPAMFAGIGIGALNIMDLKSPQSAVLSALIYNALIIPALIPLALRGVKFRPLSADQLLQRNILVYGLGGIIVPFVAIKLIDLGISLL; encoded by the coding sequence ATGAACTCCACTTCCACTGTGCGACAACCGGGGGGGCCACGGCAGCAGCGGCGACACACCCCAAAAGCCAATCTTTCCGATCTCTATCAAAGGGCTTTCAAGGAAGCCTGGGTGAAGCTCAATCCCAAAATCATGGTCAAAAATCCGGTCATGTTTATGGTTTGGGTCGGCACCTTGATCACTGGGATGTTGACTCTCAATCCCAACCTATTTGGGGTTACTGGCACCTCAGCCATGTTTAACGGGTTAGTGACGGTTATTTTGTTATTTACGGTTTTATTTGCCAACTTTGCCGAAGCCGTGGCCGAGGGTAGGGGAAAGGCCCAGGCCGATGCCCTGCGTTCAACCCAGACTCAGACCTATGCCCAGCGAATTTTAGCCGATGGTTCCCTAGAAATGGTCAGCTCCACCCATCTACGGAAAGGCGATCGTATTGTCGTTTCGGTCGGCGATATTATCCCTGCCGACGGGGAAGTGTTGGAGGGGGTGGCCTCGGTGGATGAATCCGCCATTACGGGGGAATCGGCTCCGGTACTGAAGGAACCAGGTTCCGATGTGGCCAGTTCCGTGACGGGGGGCACCCGCATCATTTCCGATGAACTGATCATCCGGGTGACAGCAGATCCCGGTAAGGGCTTTATTGACCGCATGATTGACCTGGTGGAAGGGGCAGAACGCAGTAAAACCCCCAATGAAATTGCCCTAACGGTATTGTTGGCGGTGTTGACCTTGGTGTTCCTAATTGTGGTGGCAACTCTGCCTCCCCCGGCTAATTACATCGATAGCCCGGTGAGCATTACCCTACTTATTGCCCTCTTGGTGGCGTTGATTCCCACCACCATTGGCGGTTTGCTGAGTGCCATTGGCATTGCTGGCATGGACCGGGTAGCCCAGTTTAATGTGGTGGCCACTTCCGGGCGGGCCGTGGAGGCCTGCGGCGACATCAACACCTTGGTGTTAGATAAGACGGGCACTATCACTTTGGGGAACCGTTTAGCGGAGACCTTTCTGCCAGTGAATGGTCATTCTTTGAAAGAAGTGGCGGCGATCGCCTTGGCGGCAAGTATTTTTGACACTACCCCAGAGGGAAAATCCATTGTGCGCCTAGCGGAAAAGATGGGAGCTACTTTGGACTTCGATCGCCAGCAGGCGGAGGGGGTGGAATTTTCTGCTCGGACTCGCATGAGCGGCACCGATTTACCCGATGGCAGTGAAGTGCGGAAAGGGGCGGTGGATGCCATCCGGGGCTTTGTGCGGTCAAGGGGGGGCAAGTCTCCCACCGGCCTTGACGAAGCCTACGGAAAGGTTTCCCATCTAGGGGGCACCCCCTTAGCGGTCTGTCGTAACGATGAGATTTACGGTGTAATTTATCTTAAGGACATCATCAAACCAGGTATTCAAGAACGATTTAATCAACTGCGACGCATGGGGGTCCGCACCGTTATGCTCACGGGGGACAATCGCATTACTGCTTCGGTAATTGCCAAGGAAGCGGGGGTTGATGACTTCATTGCCGAAGCTACTCCGGAAGACAAAATCCAGGTTATTCAACAGGAACAAGCCGCTGGTAAGTTGGTGGCCATGACCGGAGACGGTACCAACGATGCCCCGGCCCTCGCCCAGGCCAATGTGGGTTTAGCGATGAATTCCGGCACCCAAGCGGCTAAGGAAGCGGCCAATATGGTGGACCTCGATTCTGACCCCACTAAACTGATTGACCTGGTCACCATTGGCAAACAACTTCTAATCACTAGGGGGGCATTGACCACTTTTTCCCTGGCCAACGACATTGCCAAATATTTCGCCATTATTCCTGCCATGTTCGCCGGTATTGGCATTGGTGCCCTCAACATCATGGATTTGAAGAGTCCCCAATCCGCCGTACTTTCGGCCCTGATTTACAACGCTCTGATCATCCCTGCCCTCATTCCTCTGGCCCTACGGGGGGTGAAGTTTCGTCCTTTAAGTGCCGATCAATTACTCCAGCGCAACATTTTGGTTTATGGGCTGGGGGGCATCATTGTGCCCTTTGTGGCCATCAAGCTCATAGACCTCGGTATTTCGTTGCTTTGA
- a CDS encoding potassium-transporting ATPase subunit F translates to MFSTSKTSVIGRIILLATLCNLAIASPIYAAGNGAIDRGTAYALGLLVIIVLGLAVYLAMVIIEPERF, encoded by the coding sequence ATGTTTTCTACTTCTAAAACCTCCGTCATTGGCCGCATCATCTTGCTGGCGACTTTATGCAATTTGGCGATCGCCTCCCCCATTTATGCTGCTGGTAACGGCGCCATTGACCGGGGAACGGCCTATGCCCTTGGCCTCCTAGTAATCATTGTTCTGGGATTGGCTGTTTACCTGGCCATGGTAATTATTGAGCCGGAACGTTTTTAA
- the kdpC gene encoding K(+)-transporting ATPase subunit C yields MIRNFVISLRSTALLWILTALIYPAIVLVIGQLVFPYQANGSLITDSQGQVVGSALIGQTFTEEGYFWSRPSAINYSEGADASPTGISGASNLAPSNPDLLSRIEAEAQRLEDNAVQPTADLLYSSGSGLDPHISPAAAQAQFDRVAKARSIPPQELQSLITKHTEGRFLGIFGEPGVNVLTLNLALDNR; encoded by the coding sequence ATGATTCGCAATTTTGTGATTAGTTTACGCAGTACTGCCCTGCTTTGGATTTTAACAGCCCTCATTTACCCGGCGATCGTATTAGTGATTGGTCAACTGGTCTTTCCCTACCAGGCCAATGGTAGCCTGATCACTGATTCCCAGGGGCAAGTTGTGGGTTCGGCTTTGATCGGACAAACCTTCACCGAGGAGGGCTATTTTTGGAGTCGCCCCAGTGCCATTAACTACAGTGAAGGGGCAGATGCTTCCCCCACGGGCATTTCCGGTGCAAGCAACCTAGCTCCCAGTAATCCTGACCTTTTATCCCGCATTGAAGCAGAGGCCCAACGCTTAGAGGACAATGCCGTGCAACCCACTGCCGATTTGCTTTACAGCTCTGGGTCAGGGCTTGATCCCCACATTAGCCCAGCGGCGGCCCAAGCCCAGTTCGACCGGGTGGCCAAGGCCAGATCTATTCCTCCCCAGGAGTTGCAAAGCCTGATAACTAAACACACTGAGGGGCGCTTCCTTGGCATTTTTGGTGAGCCTGGGGTCAATGTCCTCACCCTCAACCTGGCCCTCGATAACCGTTAA
- a CDS encoding sensor histidine kinase KdpD has protein sequence MIHAGQSSSLTPAASPPHRRGKHKIFIGMAPGVGKTYRMLEEGQQLKQEGFDVVIGLLETHGREETAQKAIGLEQVPLRTMIWQGRSLLEMDTGAILARSPQLALVDELAHTNIPGAEREKRYQDVELILAAGIDVYSTINIQHLESLNDLVYKISGVVVRERVPDRLLDEADEVVVVDVTPETLQERLQEGKIYAQDKINQALQNFFKRQNLVALRELALREVANNIEENSRHDQQTNHCAVHERILVCISTYPNSIQLLRRGGRIASQMNGRLFVLFVAPTNQFLSKVEALHVETCQHLTQEFEGEFIRQESDNVVGAIAQVATTYRITQIVLGESRRSRWHLLIKGSIIQRLMRCLPTVDLHIIANG, from the coding sequence ATGATCCATGCCGGTCAATCCAGTTCCTTGACTCCAGCGGCGTCCCCCCCTCACCGGCGGGGTAAACACAAAATTTTCATTGGCATGGCCCCGGGGGTTGGCAAAACCTATCGCATGTTGGAGGAGGGGCAACAGCTCAAGCAGGAAGGCTTTGACGTGGTGATTGGCCTGTTGGAAACCCACGGCCGGGAGGAAACGGCCCAAAAAGCCATTGGTCTGGAGCAAGTCCCCCTCAGAACCATGATTTGGCAAGGGCGATCGTTGCTGGAAATGGATACCGGAGCCATTCTGGCCCGATCGCCGCAGTTGGCGTTAGTGGATGAGTTGGCCCATACTAACATCCCCGGTGCGGAGCGGGAAAAACGCTATCAAGATGTGGAACTTATTTTGGCCGCAGGCATTGACGTCTATTCCACCATCAACATTCAACATCTAGAAAGCCTCAATGATTTGGTGTATAAAATTTCCGGGGTGGTGGTGCGGGAACGGGTGCCCGATCGCCTTTTGGATGAAGCTGACGAAGTGGTAGTGGTTGATGTTACCCCAGAAACCTTGCAAGAGCGTTTGCAGGAAGGCAAAATTTACGCCCAGGACAAAATCAACCAAGCCCTGCAAAACTTTTTCAAGCGCCAGAATTTGGTGGCCCTGAGGGAACTGGCTTTGCGGGAAGTGGCCAACAATATTGAGGAAAATAGTCGCCATGATCAACAGACTAATCACTGTGCTGTCCACGAACGGATTTTGGTGTGTATTTCCACCTACCCCAATTCCATTCAATTATTGCGACGGGGGGGGCGCATTGCCAGTCAAATGAATGGTCGTCTATTTGTCTTGTTTGTGGCTCCCACCAATCAGTTTCTCTCCAAGGTGGAGGCACTCCATGTGGAAACTTGTCAACATCTGACCCAGGAGTTTGAAGGGGAATTTATTCGCCAGGAATCCGACAACGTGGTGGGGGCCATTGCCCAGGTGGCCACAACCTATCGCATCACCCAAATTGTGTTGGGGGAAAGTCGGCGATCGCGGTGGCATTTACTGATCAAGGGTTCCATTATTCAACGGTTAATGCGCTGTTTGCCCACTGTTGATCTGCACATCATTGCCAATGGCTAA
- a CDS encoding translocation/assembly module TamB domain-containing protein produces the protein MVTDRQKSESPLGVPRLAEHSRAVFPWAMVVGFSSGVVVAIAGGVTYGHYWVQRNVSPLVGQAVEHFLNRPVELGPLTSVSLTHLEFGATSIPATATDPNWVQLQSLKISYNPWQYLQDEHLGLTITAMEPQAYFEQGRSGQWWHTEMGQLAEDFPFQLEKLIVRRGRGTVVSRNGHQALNQPIQLRLNDAQFWQGSNQELFRFRLQGQLLPLVERHSYLNLEGTIDPAQERWQLQVKSRHLPLTALKQILPLPLNFQRGTLDSDLAIAVEDQQLASLDGEVDLHQASLQLPQLARPLTAINGPLTFQGRKIQLGQVKGQLGEIQAQSKGHIDWQDGFNLAIATAPLEVNKIFQGLQFPPATMPISGQLSSTVTIQGPLENPQINVALQKAGKNSLQIENLALDDFQANVNLEGDRVVVKHFQASPHSGGNLTGSGQIQAHRQGNKLDWQPFQLHIQADKVDVQPWLEGDLSAQLPPVLPLSGQAQITGKLSEPPTWQAQAQADVALAGGLVKTNDFAYQGGQWQGNFQLQNLSLSTFDTASIPDSFKQGKLQAQVWAEGNQQDQSPLQLQGQGQVTLPQGTVAIDQFQLQGKQWQGVFVAKNISLATLPGMDQSWSGTLAGNWTGKGELDQPLPQWDLAGAGQWHSPQGTVNIEKFSVGEENFTAQLNSEGIDWQALRIGQPGQVAGKLSLTGRWTGETAQLTNLTGNLISSQGWQLLSDPVAIAFDWQGSQLKLSQLRSKGLNARGNLQIAIAGVKTGFDFQAAIKAMDLQVEATGLPLAKIIPTPPGAPLAGNLDFKGDVTGSGGQPLWQGQLAVNHLQLGEFKFASRLRGEAEKDPQGLQLALQGEGEQIRLSLDPKHQPTAVLFKRGPWQLAGQKQADQWSLTAHSLPLEALQNSLPLALTLVPNGDKSLTDSLAKLQSQPWGGQLSGHFQLDLAQKTAIATRVNIKQPRWGNFSAQDLTGNFRYGQGQLTVDNGRLRHGQSTVLVQGQANFQGDQPQWGGEISFRQSRIEDVLTALQLFTWEDFGRGFQPPIYGTAKDLYGEIGKDLDQENLPPLVSVGNALDDLATQFNQLAQSEASLAPTETNHEPVPDLDQLRGQLQGKITVEKREDSPLAANFNLWGQDWQWGDHGLGQLQLAGRWQGDNLSFAPLELRSGDRFLRVTGSLGPQGQQGEIQLHQLPLGPLAKILRLPAHFAPEGDVFADFRLRGSRRDPQFQGKVQIKENRFGPLALEKTEGDFSYQAGRLDFQLQSLVNSLTEPLQLQGSVPYVFPFASQAPNSDHFSVALKLKNDSLKLINLLSRGQLSWLGGQGEVDLALLGCLDPYKQTLYQLQGLGEITIHNGAIAAQMLPDKPLTQVNAQITADLNTLQVTNLTGQISGGRLAMVGSLPLQNALPDVDQGLQLSLNNLAVDIPNLYQGALGGLVQITGTAIAPQIGGQLALGNGNISVGQTLPTLGSGASSQRGLTFNNLNLVLAENIRVQNLPFLDFAAAGQVTLNGTPQNLRPEGEIKLKGGQVNLFASQLRLDNNQNNSVYFLPQRGLDPYLDLYLLSSVSETSRNIANRPSQSSEIPEPFSANQDSLQTVRIQAHINGYGSEINQNIQLTSTPRRSPQEIITLLGGGVLSTLGQDSTQTTVGLANLAGSAVLGPVQGRIGEALGLSEFRIFSTPLMNEGDRLQGNQIGVAAEAGIDITPQIGVSVQKIINSDRLPQWGLEYRVNDSTVIRGSSNFQDDSRGIVEFQKRF, from the coding sequence ATGGTCACCGATCGCCAAAAGTCTGAGTCCCCCTTGGGGGTGCCCCGGTTAGCAGAGCATTCCAGGGCGGTTTTCCCCTGGGCAATGGTGGTGGGCTTTAGCAGTGGCGTGGTAGTGGCGATCGCCGGGGGGGTGACCTACGGTCATTATTGGGTGCAACGAAATGTGTCTCCCTTGGTGGGGCAAGCGGTGGAACATTTCTTGAATCGTCCGGTGGAGTTGGGGCCATTAACCAGTGTTTCCCTCACCCATCTAGAATTTGGTGCCACTAGCATTCCGGCTACAGCCACCGACCCCAACTGGGTACAACTCCAAAGTTTAAAGATTAGCTATAACCCCTGGCAATATCTCCAAGATGAACATCTCGGGCTGACCATCACCGCCATGGAACCCCAAGCCTATTTTGAACAGGGGCGATCAGGGCAGTGGTGGCATACAGAGATGGGGCAATTAGCGGAAGATTTTCCCTTCCAACTGGAAAAATTAATTGTTCGTCGGGGTCGGGGCACGGTGGTTAGTCGCAACGGTCACCAAGCTCTCAATCAACCCATTCAATTACGGTTAAATGATGCCCAATTTTGGCAAGGGTCGAACCAAGAGCTTTTCCGTTTTCGTCTCCAAGGTCAACTGTTACCCCTGGTGGAGCGCCACAGTTACCTAAATTTGGAGGGAACGATTGACCCAGCCCAGGAACGCTGGCAACTCCAGGTCAAAAGTCGCCATTTACCCCTCACCGCCCTCAAGCAAATTTTGCCCCTACCGCTGAATTTTCAAAGGGGTACCCTAGACAGTGACTTGGCGATCGCCGTTGAGGATCAACAACTGGCTTCCCTGGATGGGGAGGTGGATTTACACCAAGCTAGTTTGCAACTGCCCCAACTGGCCCGCCCCTTAACTGCCATTAATGGCCCTCTAACTTTCCAAGGTCGCAAAATTCAACTGGGACAAGTGAAAGGACAATTGGGAGAAATTCAAGCCCAAAGCAAGGGTCACATTGACTGGCAGGATGGCTTTAACCTGGCGATCGCCACCGCACCGTTGGAAGTCAACAAAATTTTCCAGGGGCTACAGTTTCCCCCGGCCACCATGCCCATCAGTGGTCAATTAAGTTCCACGGTCACCATTCAAGGGCCTCTCGAAAATCCGCAAATTAACGTCGCCCTACAAAAAGCAGGTAAAAATTCCCTCCAGATTGAAAACTTAGCCCTAGATGATTTCCAAGCCAACGTCAACCTAGAAGGCGATCGGGTGGTGGTGAAACATTTTCAGGCTTCACCCCACAGCGGCGGTAACCTAACCGGATCGGGGCAAATTCAAGCCCACAGACAAGGAAATAAACTGGATTGGCAACCGTTCCAACTGCATATTCAGGCTGACAAAGTTGATGTGCAACCCTGGTTAGAGGGGGATTTAAGTGCCCAATTACCACCCGTTTTACCCCTATCAGGGCAAGCCCAAATCACAGGAAAATTATCTGAACCTCCTACTTGGCAGGCCCAGGCCCAAGCTGATGTTGCCCTCGCAGGGGGATTGGTTAAAACCAACGATTTTGCCTACCAGGGAGGGCAATGGCAAGGCAATTTTCAACTGCAGAATTTATCCCTTAGCACTTTCGACACGGCATCAATCCCAGACAGTTTCAAGCAGGGCAAATTGCAAGCCCAGGTGTGGGCTGAGGGCAATCAGCAAGACCAGTCACCATTGCAGCTACAGGGTCAAGGGCAAGTAACTCTACCCCAGGGCACCGTGGCGATCGACCAATTTCAACTCCAGGGTAAACAATGGCAAGGGGTTTTTGTGGCGAAAAATATTTCCCTGGCAACCCTGCCCGGTATGGATCAATCCTGGTCGGGAACTTTGGCTGGGAACTGGACTGGCAAGGGAGAACTAGACCAACCTCTGCCGCAATGGGATTTAGCCGGGGCTGGGCAATGGCATTCCCCCCAGGGGACAGTAAACATTGAAAAATTCAGTGTAGGGGAGGAAAACTTCACTGCCCAACTCAACTCGGAGGGCATAGATTGGCAGGCTTTGCGCATTGGTCAACCGGGGCAGGTGGCGGGAAAATTGAGTCTAACCGGGCGGTGGACTGGGGAAACGGCTCAGTTGACGAACTTAACAGGAAATTTAATTAGCTCCCAGGGTTGGCAATTATTATCCGACCCCGTGGCGATCGCCTTTGACTGGCAAGGCTCCCAGCTTAAGTTAAGCCAACTCCGTAGCAAGGGTTTAAACGCCCGGGGAAATCTACAAATTGCCATTGCTGGGGTTAAAACCGGTTTTGATTTCCAAGCGGCAATCAAGGCTATGGACCTCCAGGTGGAGGCTACTGGGTTACCCCTAGCCAAAATTATTCCCACTCCCCCAGGGGCTCCGTTGGCGGGAAATTTAGATTTCAAGGGAGATGTGACTGGCTCCGGTGGGCAACCTTTATGGCAAGGGCAATTGGCAGTGAACCATTTGCAGTTAGGGGAATTTAAATTTGCCTCCCGTTTAAGGGGTGAGGCGGAAAAAGATCCGCAGGGATTACAGTTGGCTCTCCAGGGAGAAGGGGAACAAATTCGCCTCAGTTTAGACCCCAAGCACCAACCAACGGCGGTGTTATTTAAGCGGGGACCATGGCAACTGGCAGGGCAAAAACAGGCTGACCAATGGTCTTTAACAGCCCATTCCTTACCCCTAGAGGCTTTGCAAAATAGTCTGCCCTTAGCCCTTACCCTTGTTCCCAATGGCGACAAATCTTTAACGGATTCCTTGGCCAAACTCCAGAGCCAACCTTGGGGAGGACAATTGTCGGGGCATTTTCAGCTTGACCTGGCCCAAAAAACGGCGATCGCCACTAGGGTTAATATCAAGCAACCCCGTTGGGGTAATTTTAGCGCCCAGGATTTAACCGGCAATTTTCGCTACGGCCAGGGGCAACTAACGGTGGACAATGGTCGTTTGCGCCATGGCCAGAGTACAGTTTTAGTGCAGGGGCAAGCCAATTTCCAAGGCGATCAACCCCAGTGGGGCGGGGAAATTAGTTTCCGTCAAAGCCGGATTGAAGATGTTTTAACGGCTCTGCAACTGTTCACCTGGGAAGATTTTGGCCGGGGTTTTCAGCCCCCCATTTACGGTACTGCTAAGGATTTATACGGTGAAATAGGCAAAGATTTAGACCAAGAAAATTTGCCACCGCTGGTTAGTGTGGGCAATGCCTTGGATGATCTGGCCACTCAATTTAATCAACTGGCCCAGAGTGAAGCTAGCTTGGCCCCAACGGAGACCAATCATGAACCTGTACCAGATTTAGACCAACTGCGGGGACAACTGCAGGGCAAAATTACCGTGGAGAAACGGGAAGACTCTCCCCTGGCGGCCAACTTTAACCTTTGGGGCCAAGATTGGCAGTGGGGCGACCATGGGCTGGGGCAATTGCAATTGGCGGGGCGCTGGCAGGGGGATAATCTTAGCTTTGCTCCCCTGGAACTACGAAGTGGCGATCGATTTTTGCGGGTAACAGGGTCACTGGGACCCCAGGGCCAACAGGGAGAAATTCAACTCCATCAACTACCCCTTGGTCCCTTAGCCAAAATTTTACGTCTCCCGGCCCACTTTGCTCCAGAGGGGGATGTATTTGCTGATTTTCGCCTCCGGGGTAGCCGGCGGGACCCTCAATTCCAGGGCAAAGTGCAAATTAAAGAGAATCGCTTTGGTCCTTTAGCGCTGGAAAAAACTGAGGGGGATTTTAGTTACCAGGCTGGTCGCTTAGATTTTCAGTTACAAAGTCTGGTTAATTCCCTCACGGAACCCCTGCAATTACAGGGTAGTGTGCCCTACGTCTTTCCTTTTGCTAGCCAAGCCCCCAACAGTGATCATTTTTCCGTAGCGTTAAAGTTAAAAAATGACAGTTTGAAGTTGATCAACCTACTCAGCCGTGGACAATTAAGTTGGCTAGGCGGTCAGGGAGAAGTGGATTTAGCTTTGTTGGGTTGCCTTGATCCCTATAAACAAACCCTGTACCAACTCCAGGGGCTGGGGGAAATTACCATCCACAATGGGGCGATCGCCGCTCAGATGTTACCAGATAAGCCCTTAACCCAGGTCAATGCCCAAATTACGGCGGACTTAAATACGCTCCAGGTCACCAATTTAACTGGGCAGATTAGTGGCGGGAGATTAGCGATGGTGGGCAGTCTACCCCTGCAAAATGCCTTACCCGATGTGGACCAGGGTTTACAACTAAGCTTAAATAATTTGGCGGTGGATATTCCCAATTTGTACCAAGGGGCTTTGGGGGGATTGGTGCAGATTACCGGCACGGCGATCGCCCCCCAAATAGGAGGTCAATTAGCCCTGGGCAATGGCAATATCTCCGTGGGGCAAACCCTACCTACCTTGGGTTCCGGTGCTTCTTCCCAGCGGGGCTTAACGTTCAACAACTTAAACTTGGTGTTGGCGGAAAATATCCGGGTGCAAAATTTACCTTTTCTCGATTTTGCCGCCGCTGGCCAAGTGACCCTGAATGGTACCCCACAAAATTTACGTCCTGAGGGGGAAATTAAGCTCAAAGGGGGCCAGGTGAATCTATTTGCCAGCCAATTAAGGTTGGATAATAACCAAAATAACAGCGTTTATTTTCTGCCCCAGCGGGGTTTGGACCCCTATCTCGATTTATATTTGCTCAGTTCCGTCAGTGAAACAAGCCGCAATATTGCTAATCGTCCTTCCCAATCCTCCGAGATTCCAGAACCCTTTAGTGCTAACCAAGACAGCCTACAAACGGTGCGTATCCAAGCCCACATTAATGGCTATGGCAGTGAGATTAACCAAAATATTCAGCTCACCAGTACCCCCCGGCGATCGCCGCAGGAAATTATTACGTTGTTAGGGGGCGGTGTGCTCAGTACCCTTGGTCAGGATAGTACTCAAACCACAGTGGGGCTAGCTAATTTGGCCGGGTCCGCAGTGTTGGGCCCAGTCCAGGGGCGCATTGGGGAAGCTTTAGGACTAAGTGAATTTCGCATTTTTTCCACTCCCTTAATGAACGAAGGCGATCGCCTCCAGGGAAATCAAATTGGAGTAGCGGCGGAAGCTGGAATTGATATTACCCCCCAAATAGGAGTGTCGGTGCAAAAAATCATCAACTCTGATCGCCTACCCCAGTGGGGCTTGGAATACCGGGTTAACGACAGCACTGTGATCCGGGGGTCTAGCAATTTCCAAGACGACAGCCGGGGCATAGTGGAATTTCAAAAAAGGTTTTAG